One Streptomyces sp. RPA4-2 genomic window carries:
- a CDS encoding transglycosylase SLT domain-containing protein: MLEGNRVSRISVRGFAVASATAVTAVGAVTGVASGSTGQPSNDAEATASDSTLLADIPAGQQAQVQTASLTQQADAQAIAADASAKKDAEEAARLQAAKDAVAKQKAAEKAEKEAKERKAAKEAASRSATRDASTFSVQASYTTAQIQAMASSMVPSGQFQCFSNIVDHESSWNYRAVNASSGAYGLFQALPGSKMSTVGSDWQTNPATQIKWGLNYMDSRYGSPCEAWSFWQANHWY; encoded by the coding sequence ATGCTGGAAGGAAACCGTGTGAGCCGGATTTCGGTCCGGGGATTCGCAGTGGCTTCGGCCACCGCAGTCACCGCCGTCGGTGCCGTTACCGGTGTTGCCTCGGGCAGCACTGGACAGCCGTCGAACGACGCCGAGGCAACGGCGAGCGACTCGACCCTCCTCGCGGACATACCTGCGGGCCAGCAGGCCCAGGTGCAGACCGCGTCCCTGACGCAGCAGGCCGACGCACAGGCCATCGCCGCGGACGCGAGCGCCAAGAAGGACGCGGAGGAGGCCGCCCGTTTGCAGGCGGCCAAGGACGCGGTCGCCAAGCAGAAGGCTGCCGAAAAGGCCGAGAAGGAAGCCAAGGAGCGCAAGGCCGCCAAGGAAGCGGCCAGCCGCTCCGCGACGCGTGACGCCTCCACCTTCTCGGTTCAGGCCTCGTACACCACCGCGCAGATCCAGGCGATGGCGTCCTCGATGGTCCCGAGCGGGCAGTTCCAGTGCTTCAGCAACATCGTGGACCACGAGTCCAGCTGGAACTACCGGGCGGTCAACGCCTCTTCCGGTGCCTACGGTCTCTTCCAGGCCCTGCCCGGCTCCAAGATGTCGACCGTCGGTTCCGACTGGCAGACGAACCCGGCCACCCAGATCAAGTGGGGCCTCAACTACATGGACAGCCGCTACGGCAGCCCGTGCGAGGCCTGGTCGTTCTGGCAGGCCAACCACTGGTACTGA
- a CDS encoding LLM class flavin-dependent oxidoreductase, whose translation MTTLGAVLRPQLPPERLRDVARLADDVGLEELWLWEDCFREGGISAAAAALAWTERLRVGVGLLPVPLRNVAVVAMEAATLHRMFPGRAVLGVGHGVQEWMGQVGARPESPLTLLREHLDALRALLRGERLSTRGRYVTLDDVALDWPPSTPVPVLAGATGPRTLRLAGEAADGTVLTSSTTPDGVRRARRLIDEGRASAGRSDPHRVVVYLLTATGPDADARLKAEFESEGLGPVPDLGVAGDAGAVAAAVRRLADAGADAVILQPTGDEPDPEGFVRFAAEEVRALVP comes from the coding sequence ATGACCACTCTCGGCGCCGTCCTCCGCCCCCAGTTGCCCCCGGAACGTCTCCGAGACGTCGCCCGGCTCGCGGATGACGTGGGGCTGGAGGAGTTGTGGCTGTGGGAGGACTGTTTCCGGGAGGGCGGGATCTCGGCGGCCGCCGCCGCGCTCGCCTGGACCGAGCGCCTGCGCGTCGGGGTCGGCCTGCTGCCGGTGCCCCTGCGCAACGTGGCGGTCGTCGCCATGGAGGCCGCCACCCTGCACCGGATGTTCCCGGGCCGGGCCGTGCTCGGCGTCGGGCACGGCGTACAGGAGTGGATGGGGCAGGTCGGAGCACGGCCCGAGTCGCCGCTGACCCTGCTGCGCGAGCACCTCGACGCCCTGCGCGCGCTGCTCCGGGGCGAGCGCCTCAGCACGCGCGGACGGTACGTCACCCTGGACGACGTCGCCCTCGACTGGCCCCCGTCCACCCCCGTGCCGGTACTCGCCGGCGCCACCGGACCGCGTACGCTCCGGCTCGCCGGGGAGGCCGCCGACGGCACCGTCCTCACCTCGTCGACCACGCCGGACGGCGTACGGCGCGCACGCCGGCTCATCGACGAGGGGCGCGCGTCCGCCGGCCGCAGCGACCCGCACCGGGTCGTCGTGTATCTCCTCACCGCCACCGGACCCGACGCCGACGCCCGGCTCAAGGCCGAGTTCGAGTCGGAGGGCCTCGGCCCGGTCCCGGACCTCGGCGTCGCGGGAGACGCGGGCGCCGTCGCCGCGGCCGTACGGCGGCTCGCGGACGCCGGGGCCGACGCGGTGATCCTCCAGCCCACGGGCGACGAACCCGATCCCGAGGGGTTCGTGCGGTTCGCGGCCGAGGAGGTGCGGGCGCTCGTCCCGTAG
- the mgrA gene encoding L-glyceraldehyde 3-phosphate reductase, whose protein sequence is MNDQPLYRASTERYDSMEYRRTGSSGLKLPAVSLGLWHNFGDDRSLDSQRAILRRAFDLGVTHFDLANNYGPPPGSAELNFGKLLKQDFAPYRDELVISTKAGYLMHPGPYGEWGSRKYLLSSLDASLKRMGVDHVDIFYSHRFDPDTPLEETMGALASAVQQGKALYVGVSSYSSEQTAEAARILTSMGVRPLIHQPSYSMINRWTEDDGLLDTLEAAGMGCISFVPLAQGLLTGKYLQGIPEGSRATQGKSLDPQLLSDEVLRRLKGLNAIAARRGQSLAQLALTWVLRDERMTSALIGASSVAQLEENVAALAGPRLTDEELKEIDTFAVSTPGTNIWAGRQ, encoded by the coding sequence ATGAACGACCAGCCTCTTTACCGCGCCTCGACGGAGCGGTACGACTCGATGGAATACCGGCGCACCGGAAGCAGTGGCCTGAAGCTGCCGGCCGTGTCGCTCGGCCTCTGGCACAACTTCGGCGACGACCGCTCGCTCGACTCGCAGCGCGCGATCCTGCGCCGCGCCTTCGACCTCGGCGTGACGCACTTCGACCTGGCGAACAACTACGGGCCGCCGCCCGGCTCGGCGGAGCTCAACTTCGGCAAGCTCCTGAAGCAGGACTTCGCGCCGTACCGGGACGAGCTGGTCATCTCCACCAAGGCGGGGTACCTGATGCACCCCGGCCCGTACGGCGAGTGGGGCTCCCGCAAGTACCTGCTGTCCTCCCTGGACGCCTCGCTGAAGCGGATGGGCGTCGACCACGTCGACATCTTCTACTCGCACCGCTTCGATCCGGACACCCCGCTGGAGGAGACGATGGGCGCGCTCGCGTCCGCCGTCCAGCAGGGCAAGGCGCTGTACGTCGGCGTCTCCTCGTACAGCAGCGAGCAGACCGCGGAAGCGGCCCGGATCCTCACCTCAATGGGTGTACGGCCGCTCATCCACCAGCCCTCGTACTCGATGATCAACCGCTGGACCGAGGACGACGGCCTGCTCGACACGCTGGAGGCGGCCGGCATGGGCTGCATCTCCTTCGTGCCGCTCGCGCAGGGCCTGCTGACGGGCAAATACCTCCAGGGCATCCCGGAGGGCTCGCGGGCCACGCAGGGCAAGTCGCTGGACCCGCAGCTGCTGAGCGACGAGGTGCTGCGCCGGCTGAAGGGGCTGAACGCCATCGCGGCCCGCCGCGGCCAGTCCCTCGCCCAGCTCGCGCTCACCTGGGTGCTGCGTGACGAGCGGATGACCTCCGCCCTCATCGGCGCGTCCAGCGTGGCGCAGCTCGAGGAGAACGTGGCGGCGCTGGCCGGTCCGAGGCTCACGGACGAGGAGCTGAAGGAGATCGACACCTTCGCGGTGTCGACGCCGGGGACGAACATCTGGGCCGGACGGCAGTGA
- a CDS encoding GNAT family N-acetyltransferase, whose translation MTEDSVRLRDVVEADLEAFLVYEHDPEALRRSRFTPRPRDAFMRHWKERILGDATGLVQAVVVDEEVAGNIVAWWEDDRRFIGYWLGRPYWGRGIGGRALGLFLGIERNRPLYADPFTENTASVRLLEKHGFRHTGTVRHGEDEHALLVLEQTGGTAGEEPPERP comes from the coding sequence ATGACAGAGGACAGCGTGCGGTTGCGGGACGTCGTGGAGGCCGACCTGGAGGCCTTCCTCGTGTACGAGCACGACCCCGAGGCCCTGCGGCGTTCGAGGTTCACGCCACGGCCGCGGGACGCCTTCATGCGCCACTGGAAGGAGCGGATCCTCGGGGACGCGACCGGCCTGGTGCAGGCGGTCGTCGTGGACGAGGAGGTGGCGGGCAACATCGTCGCCTGGTGGGAGGACGACCGGCGGTTCATCGGCTACTGGCTGGGCCGCCCGTACTGGGGCCGTGGCATCGGGGGCAGGGCCCTCGGCCTGTTCCTCGGCATCGAGCGGAACCGGCCCCTGTACGCCGACCCCTTCACCGAGAACACCGCCTCGGTCCGCCTGCTGGAGAAGCACGGCTTCCGGCACACCGGGACGGTGCGGCACGGCGAGGACGAACACGCCCTGCTGGTCCTGGAGCAGACTGGCGGGACCGCGGGGGAGGAGCCGCCCGAGCGCCCGTGA
- a CDS encoding isoprenyl transferase: protein MNLRDNLRRLLLRFYTRRVEGHLDHDQVPKHIGVIMDGNRRWAKAAGNTAAQGHRAGADKIEEFLGWCSETDVEVVTLWLLSTDNFDRPEDELVPLLGIIEGVVRTLATDGRWRVHHVGTPDLLPSPMQTALKEAEEATAHVDGILVNVAIGYGGRQEIADAVRSMLLDAADKGASLADVADSVDIDLIGKHLYTSAQPDPDLVIRTSGEQRLSGFMLWQTAHSEYYFCEVFWPAFRKVDFLRALRDYAARHRRYGG, encoded by the coding sequence GTGAACCTGCGGGACAACCTGCGCCGTCTGCTGCTCAGGTTCTATACACGCAGGGTGGAGGGCCACCTCGACCACGACCAGGTGCCCAAGCACATCGGGGTCATCATGGACGGCAACCGGCGCTGGGCGAAGGCGGCCGGCAACACCGCCGCCCAGGGCCACCGGGCCGGAGCCGACAAGATCGAGGAGTTCCTCGGCTGGTGCTCCGAGACGGACGTCGAGGTCGTCACGCTCTGGCTGCTTTCGACCGACAACTTCGACCGCCCCGAGGACGAGCTCGTCCCGCTGCTGGGCATCATCGAGGGCGTCGTGCGCACCCTGGCCACCGACGGCCGCTGGCGCGTGCACCACGTCGGCACGCCCGATCTGCTGCCCTCCCCGATGCAGACGGCCCTCAAGGAGGCCGAGGAGGCCACCGCGCACGTCGACGGGATACTGGTCAACGTCGCCATCGGCTACGGCGGCCGCCAGGAGATCGCCGACGCGGTCCGCTCGATGCTCCTCGACGCCGCGGACAAGGGCGCCTCGCTCGCCGACGTGGCCGACTCCGTCGACATCGACCTCATCGGCAAGCACCTGTACACGAGTGCCCAGCCCGATCCGGACCTGGTGATCCGTACCAGCGGCGAACAGCGCCTGTCCGGGTTCATGCTCTGGCAGACCGCCCATTCGGAGTACTACTTCTGCGAAGTCTTCTGGCCCGCCTTCCGCAAGGTCGATTTCCTGCGCGCCCTGCGTGACTACGCGGCGCGACACCGCCGCTACGGCGGCTGA
- a CDS encoding DinB family protein produces MTTRTRAGHMPYTGGEKESLHASLDRHRDAVLWKLEGLDDERLRRAMTPSGTNLLGLVKHLASVEYGWFCSTFGRATEPLWFDPASEEDMRAGQGETTAQIVEFYGRARAAADRTIAELSLDDVGTSWHGTTVSLRWVLIHMVEETARHVGHMDIVRELIDGSTGGHRPD; encoded by the coding sequence ATGACGACGAGGACCAGGGCCGGGCACATGCCGTACACGGGCGGCGAGAAGGAGAGCCTGCACGCGAGTCTCGACCGGCATCGGGACGCCGTGCTCTGGAAGCTGGAGGGGCTCGACGACGAGCGGCTGAGGCGGGCGATGACACCGTCGGGCACGAACCTGCTGGGCCTGGTGAAGCACCTCGCGTCCGTCGAGTACGGCTGGTTCTGCTCGACCTTCGGGCGTGCCACCGAGCCGCTCTGGTTCGACCCGGCCTCGGAGGAGGACATGCGCGCGGGGCAGGGGGAGACGACGGCGCAGATCGTGGAGTTCTACGGCCGTGCCCGCGCCGCCGCCGACCGCACGATCGCCGAACTGTCCCTCGACGACGTGGGCACGTCGTGGCACGGCACGACGGTCTCCCTGCGCTGGGTCCTCATCCACATGGTCGAGGAGACGGCCCGGCACGTGGGGCACATGGACATCGTGCGGGAGCTGATCGACGGGAGCACGGGGGGTCACCGGCCGGACTGA
- a CDS encoding class I SAM-dependent methyltransferase, translated as MTVPRTFEALVAEAAAASVEGWDFSWFEGRATEQRPSWGYARAMGERLAPAAAALDIQTGGGEVLASAPKLPPVMVATEGWPPNLAKATTLLQPRGAVVVAASEDAPLPFADGAFDLVTSRHPVSTHWAETARVLRPGGTYFSQQVGPASVFELVEHFLGPQPEEVRNARHPDRARAAAESAGLDVVGLRAERLRVEFLDIGAVVHFLRKVIWMVPGFTVDRYRPQLRSLHERIETEGPFVAHSTRFLIEARKPRP; from the coding sequence ATGACCGTTCCGCGTACCTTCGAAGCCCTCGTCGCCGAGGCCGCGGCGGCGTCCGTCGAGGGCTGGGACTTCTCCTGGTTCGAGGGCCGCGCCACCGAACAGCGGCCCTCCTGGGGGTACGCGCGGGCGATGGGGGAGCGGCTGGCGCCGGCCGCCGCCGCGCTGGACATCCAGACCGGCGGCGGCGAAGTCCTCGCCTCCGCGCCGAAACTGCCCCCGGTCATGGTCGCCACCGAGGGCTGGCCGCCGAACCTGGCCAAGGCCACCACCCTGCTCCAGCCGCGCGGCGCCGTGGTCGTCGCCGCCTCCGAGGACGCGCCGCTGCCCTTCGCCGACGGAGCCTTCGACCTGGTCACCAGCCGGCACCCCGTCAGCACCCACTGGGCCGAGACCGCCCGTGTCCTGCGCCCCGGCGGCACGTACTTCTCCCAGCAGGTCGGTCCCGCGAGCGTCTTCGAACTGGTCGAGCACTTCCTCGGGCCGCAGCCGGAGGAGGTCAGGAACGCCCGGCACCCCGACCGGGCCCGCGCCGCCGCGGAGTCCGCCGGGCTCGACGTCGTCGGTCTGCGTGCGGAGCGGCTGCGCGTCGAGTTCCTCGACATCGGAGCCGTCGTCCACTTCCTGCGCAAGGTGATCTGGATGGTCCCCGGCTTCACCGTCGACCGGTACCGGCCCCAACTCCGCTCCCTGCACGAACGGATCGAGACGGAGGGACCGTTCGTCGCCCACAGCACCCGCTTCCTGATCGAGGCGCGGAAGCCGCGGCCGTAG
- a CDS encoding alkyl hydroperoxide reductase: MSLDELKSAVPDYAKDLRLNLGSVIGNSELPQQQLWGTVLACAIASRSPRVLRELEPEAKANLSPEAYTAAKSAAAVMAMNNVFYRTRHLLSDPEYGTLRAGLRMNVIGNPGVEKVDFELWSLAVSAVNGCGQCLDSHEQVLRKAGVGRETIQEAFKIAAVIQAVGTTLDAEAVLAQ; encoded by the coding sequence ATGTCCCTCGATGAGCTGAAGTCCGCCGTACCGGACTACGCGAAGGACCTGCGCCTCAACCTGGGTTCGGTCATCGGCAACTCCGAGCTTCCGCAGCAGCAGCTGTGGGGGACGGTGCTGGCGTGCGCGATCGCGTCCCGTTCACCGCGGGTGCTGCGTGAGCTGGAGCCGGAGGCGAAGGCGAACCTGTCGCCGGAGGCGTACACGGCCGCCAAGTCCGCCGCCGCGGTCATGGCGATGAACAACGTCTTCTACCGCACGCGGCATCTGCTGTCGGACCCCGAGTACGGGACCCTGCGGGCCGGGCTGCGGATGAACGTCATCGGCAATCCCGGTGTCGAGAAGGTCGACTTCGAACTGTGGTCGCTGGCCGTCTCCGCGGTCAACGGGTGCGGGCAGTGTCTCGACTCGCACGAGCAGGTGCTCCGCAAGGCGGGCGTCGGCCGGGAGACGATTCAGGAGGCGTTCAAGATCGCTGCGGTGATTCAGGCGGTCGGGACGACGCTGGACGCCGAGGCGGTTCTCGCGCAGTAG
- a CDS encoding DUF192 domain-containing protein, with protein sequence MVMFTTERTSEPVPLELAESARARRRGLLGRDGVEGALLLGPASAVHTLGMRFTIDVAYLDRGLRVLAVRTMRPGRLGLPRPRSRYVLEAEAGAMERWGVRRGAQVTLHGR encoded by the coding sequence ATGGTCATGTTCACCACGGAACGGACGTCCGAACCCGTGCCGCTGGAACTCGCCGAGTCGGCGCGGGCCCGGCGTCGCGGTCTGCTCGGACGGGACGGGGTCGAGGGGGCGTTGCTGCTCGGGCCGGCGAGTGCGGTGCACACCCTGGGCATGCGGTTCACGATCGATGTCGCGTACCTGGACCGGGGACTCAGGGTCCTGGCGGTGCGGACGATGCGGCCGGGCCGGCTGGGGCTCCCCCGTCCGCGTTCCCGGTACGTCCTGGAGGCGGAGGCCGGGGCGATGGAGCGGTGGGGTGTGCGGCGCGGGGCCCAGGTCACCCTGCACGGCCGCTGA
- a CDS encoding PhoH family protein: protein MVTSTKRRMPDRRTYVLDTSVLLADPNALSRFDEHEVVLPIVVVTELEAKRHHPELGYFARQALRLLDEFRVRFGRLDAPIPIGELGGTVRVELNHSDPSVLPSGYRLGDNDSRILAVARNLQAEGYDVTVVSKDLPLRIKASSVGLLAEEYRAELAITGSSGWTGMSELTLSGEQVDLLFEEGHVYVPEASDLPVHTGLTIQSERGKALGRVTSEGNVRLVRGDREAFGIKGRSAEQRIALDLLLDPDIGILSMGGRAGTGKSALALCAGLEAVLERRQHQKVMVFRPLYAVGGQELGYLPGSESEKMSPWAQAVFDTLSAVTSREVIEEVTARGMLEVLPLTHIRGRSLHDAFVIVDEAQSLERNVLLTVLSRIGANSRVVLTHDVAQRDNLRVGRYDGVVAVVEKLKGHPLFAHVTLNRSERSQIAALVTEMLEDGQI, encoded by the coding sequence GTGGTGACCAGCACAAAGCGCCGTATGCCAGACCGGCGCACCTATGTTCTCGACACCAGCGTCCTGCTGGCCGATCCCAATGCCCTGAGCCGCTTCGACGAGCACGAGGTAGTGCTGCCGATCGTCGTGGTCACGGAGCTGGAGGCCAAGAGGCACCATCCCGAGCTCGGCTACTTCGCCCGGCAGGCCCTCCGCCTGCTCGACGAGTTCCGGGTACGGTTCGGCCGCCTCGACGCCCCCATTCCGATCGGGGAACTGGGCGGGACCGTACGTGTCGAGCTCAACCACTCGGACCCCAGCGTCCTGCCCAGCGGGTACCGCCTGGGGGACAACGACTCCCGCATCCTCGCGGTCGCCCGCAACCTGCAGGCCGAGGGGTACGACGTCACTGTCGTATCGAAGGATCTGCCGCTCAGGATCAAGGCCTCGTCCGTCGGTCTCCTCGCCGAGGAGTACCGCGCGGAACTCGCCATCACGGGCTCCTCCGGCTGGACCGGAATGTCCGAACTGACCCTGTCGGGCGAACAGGTGGACCTCCTCTTCGAGGAGGGACACGTCTACGTCCCCGAGGCGTCCGACCTTCCGGTGCACACCGGCCTGACGATCCAGTCGGAGCGCGGCAAGGCCCTCGGCCGCGTCACGTCCGAGGGCAACGTCCGCCTGGTGCGCGGCGATCGGGAGGCATTCGGTATCAAGGGCCGCAGCGCCGAGCAGCGCATCGCGCTCGATCTGCTGCTCGATCCGGACATCGGGATCCTGTCGATGGGAGGCCGGGCCGGCACCGGCAAGTCCGCGCTCGCGCTCTGCGCGGGCCTGGAGGCCGTCCTGGAGCGGCGCCAGCACCAGAAGGTGATGGTCTTCCGGCCGCTGTACGCGGTGGGCGGGCAGGAGCTGGGCTATCTGCCCGGTTCCGAGTCCGAGAAGATGAGCCCCTGGGCGCAGGCGGTGTTCGACACACTGTCGGCGGTCACCTCGCGGGAGGTCATCGAGGAGGTCACCGCGCGCGGCATGCTGGAGGTCCTGCCGCTCACGCACATCCGCGGCCGCTCGCTGCACGACGCCTTCGTGATCGTGGACGAGGCACAGTCGCTGGAACGGAACGTGCTGCTGACCGTTCTGTCCCGGATCGGCGCCAATTCACGGGTGGTTCTCACCCATGACGTGGCACAACGGGACAACCTGCGTGTCGGCCGGTACGACGGAGTGGTCGCCGTCGTCGAGAAGTTGAAGGGCCACCCGCTCTTCGCGCACGTGACGCTGAACCGTTCCGAGCGGTCCCAGATCGCGGCGCTCGTGACCGAAATGCTGGAGGACGGACAGATCTGA
- a CDS encoding LysR substrate-binding domain-containing protein, which produces MVSPVGGRASAKGAGVPKGNGRRQPTLAQLRAFAAVAEHLHFRDAAAAIGMSQPALSGSVSALEETLGVTLLERTTRKVLLSPAGERLAVRAKAVLDEVGALMEEAEAVRAPFTGALRLGVIPTVAPYLLPTVLGLVHDRYPDLDLQVHEEQTASLLDGLAVGRLDLLLLAVPLGMPGVVELPLFDEDFVLVTPLDHALGGRQGIARDALRELNLLLLDEGHCLRDQALDICREAGRADAPVTTTAAGLSTLVQLVAGGLGVTLLPRTAVRVETTRSDQLLTGYFADPAPTRRIALVMRAGAARGAEYEELAAALREALRPLPVRVLGQDA; this is translated from the coding sequence ATGGTGAGCCCTGTCGGCGGCAGAGCGAGCGCCAAAGGCGCCGGAGTTCCCAAGGGGAACGGGCGCCGTCAGCCCACCCTCGCCCAACTGCGCGCCTTCGCCGCCGTGGCCGAACACCTGCACTTCCGGGACGCCGCCGCCGCGATCGGCATGAGCCAGCCCGCGCTGTCGGGCTCGGTCTCCGCCCTGGAGGAGACGCTCGGGGTGACCCTGCTGGAGCGTACGACCCGCAAGGTGCTGCTCTCTCCCGCGGGCGAGCGTCTCGCCGTACGCGCCAAGGCCGTTCTGGACGAGGTCGGCGCGCTCATGGAAGAGGCCGAGGCCGTCCGGGCGCCCTTCACGGGGGCCCTGCGACTGGGCGTCATCCCGACCGTCGCGCCCTACCTCCTGCCCACGGTCCTCGGACTGGTCCACGACCGCTACCCGGACCTCGACCTCCAGGTCCACGAGGAACAGACGGCCAGCCTGCTGGACGGACTGGCGGTCGGGCGGCTCGATCTGCTGCTCCTGGCCGTGCCGCTCGGCATGCCCGGAGTCGTCGAACTCCCGCTCTTCGACGAGGACTTCGTGCTCGTAACGCCGCTGGACCACGCGCTCGGCGGACGGCAGGGGATCGCGCGCGACGCCCTGCGCGAGCTCAACCTGCTGCTGCTCGACGAGGGGCACTGCCTGCGGGACCAGGCCCTCGACATCTGCCGGGAGGCGGGGCGCGCGGACGCCCCCGTCACCACCACCGCCGCGGGGCTGTCCACCCTGGTCCAGCTCGTCGCCGGCGGGCTCGGGGTGACCCTGCTGCCGCGAACCGCCGTCAGGGTCGAGACCACCCGCAGCGACCAGCTCCTCACCGGGTACTTCGCGGACCCGGCGCCGACCCGGCGGATCGCGCTGGTGATGCGCGCGGGGGCGGCGCGGGGGGCGGAGTACGAGGAACTGGCGGCGGCCCTGCGCGAGGCGCTGCGACCGCTGCCGGTAAGGGTGTTGGGCCAGGACGCCTGA
- a CDS encoding peroxiredoxin translates to MLTVGDKFPQFDLTACVSLEKGEEFRQIDHKTYEGQWKVIFAWPKDFTFVCPTEIAAFGKLNDEFADRDAQVLGFSGDSEFVHHAWRKDHDDLRDLPFPMLADSKHELMRDLGIEGEDGFAKRAVFIVDQNNEIQFSMVTAGSVGRNPKEVLRVLDALQTDELCPCNWTKGENTLDPVALLAGE, encoded by the coding sequence GTGCTCACTGTTGGTGACAAGTTCCCCCAGTTCGATCTGACCGCCTGCGTCTCGCTGGAGAAGGGTGAGGAGTTCCGGCAGATCGACCACAAGACCTACGAGGGTCAGTGGAAGGTCATCTTCGCGTGGCCCAAGGACTTCACCTTCGTGTGCCCGACCGAGATCGCCGCCTTCGGCAAGCTGAACGACGAGTTCGCCGACCGTGACGCCCAGGTGCTCGGCTTCTCCGGCGACTCCGAGTTCGTGCACCACGCCTGGCGCAAGGACCACGACGACCTGCGGGACCTGCCCTTCCCGATGCTGGCCGACTCGAAGCACGAGCTCATGCGGGACCTCGGCATCGAGGGTGAGGACGGCTTCGCCAAGCGTGCCGTGTTCATCGTCGACCAGAACAACGAGATCCAGTTCTCCATGGTGACCGCCGGCTCCGTCGGCCGTAACCCCAAGGAGGTCCTGCGGGTCCTGGACGCCCTCCAGACGGACGAGCTGTGCCCGTGCAACTGGACCAAGGGCGAGAACACCCTCGACCCGGTGGCGCTCCTGGCGGGTGAGTGA